The following proteins are co-located in the Pseudomonas sp. DY-1 genome:
- the rssC gene encoding anti-sigma factor antagonist RssC, with amino-acid sequence MSTGKIQFAEQEGTFVLKFVGEIRLTLCSALDATIEKIFSALNFSAIVIDLTETQSIDSTTLGLLAKLSILSRQKVGLLPTVVTTHPDITRLLQSMGFDQVFNIVGTPVPCPECLEDLPPQDQTEDVVRTKVLEAHRILMGLNESNREAFHDLVSALERS; translated from the coding sequence ATGAGTACCGGTAAAATCCAGTTTGCCGAGCAGGAAGGGACATTCGTCCTGAAGTTCGTCGGAGAAATACGACTGACCCTGTGTTCGGCCCTGGATGCGACCATTGAAAAGATCTTCTCGGCGCTGAATTTCTCGGCGATCGTGATCGACCTGACCGAAACCCAGAGTATCGACAGCACTACGCTTGGCCTGTTGGCCAAACTGTCGATTCTTTCGCGGCAGAAGGTTGGACTGTTGCCCACGGTAGTGACCACCCATCCCGACATCACACGGCTGCTGCAGTCGATGGGATTCGATCAGGTGTTCAATATCGTTGGGACGCCAGTGCCTTGCCCTGAGTGTCTTGAGGATCTGCCTCCGCAGGATCAAACCGAGGATGTGGTCCGCACCAAGGTGCTGGAGGCCCACCGCATTCTCATGGGGCTCAACGAATCCAATCGTGAAGCCTTCCACGACCTGGTCAGTGCCCTCGAACGCAGCTGA
- the tal gene encoding transaldolase, with product MTSKLDQLKQYTTVVADTGDLDAIARLKPVDATTNPSLLLKAAAMPRYAELLDKAVAVAGADLGLACDCFGVAVGQEILKVIPGRISTEVDARLSFDTDATLRRAERLIGLYEEAGIGRERVLIKIASTWEGIRAAEQLERMGIQTNLTLLFTFAQAAACADAGVFLISPFVGRIYDWYKKAEGRDYVGDEDPGVQSVSRIYRYYKANGYGTVVMGASFRNLGQIEALAGCDRLTISPELLQKLADDQGALGRNLAPGNVAEARVVLDETAFRWQLNEDAMGTEKLAEGIRLFARDQEKLEALLASRR from the coding sequence ATGACCTCCAAGCTGGACCAACTCAAGCAGTACACCACCGTCGTTGCCGACACCGGCGACCTGGATGCAATCGCCCGCCTGAAGCCCGTCGACGCAACCACAAACCCTTCCCTGCTGCTGAAAGCCGCCGCAATGCCACGCTATGCCGAGCTACTCGACAAGGCGGTTGCCGTAGCCGGCGCTGACCTGGGCCTGGCTTGCGACTGCTTTGGCGTAGCTGTCGGCCAGGAAATACTCAAGGTAATTCCAGGCCGCATCTCCACTGAGGTGGATGCCCGCCTCTCCTTTGACACCGATGCCACCCTGCGCCGAGCCGAGCGTCTCATCGGTCTGTACGAAGAAGCCGGCATTGGCCGCGAACGCGTGCTGATCAAGATCGCTTCCACCTGGGAAGGCATTCGCGCCGCCGAACAACTGGAACGTATGGGTATCCAGACCAACCTGACCCTGCTGTTCACCTTCGCCCAGGCGGCGGCTTGTGCCGATGCTGGGGTGTTCCTGATTTCCCCCTTCGTCGGCCGTATCTACGACTGGTACAAGAAAGCCGAGGGCCGCGACTACGTTGGTGACGAAGACCCGGGCGTGCAGTCCGTCTCGCGCATCTACCGCTACTACAAGGCCAATGGCTACGGGACCGTGGTAATGGGGGCGAGCTTCCGCAACCTCGGGCAGATCGAAGCCCTCGCCGGGTGCGACCGCCTGACCATCAGCCCCGAGCTGCTGCAGAAGCTGGCAGACGACCAGGGCGCGCTCGGACGCAACCTGGCGCCAGGCAACGTAGCAGAAGCCCGCGTTGTGTTGGACGAAACAGCTTTCCGTTGGCAGCTGAACGAAGATGCCATGGGCACCGAGAAGCTGGCCGAAGGCATCCGCCTGTTCGCGCGCGACCAGGAGAAACTGGAAGCCCTCCTCGCCTCGCGTCGCTGA
- the dusA gene encoding tRNA dihydrouridine(20/20a) synthase DusA, whose protein sequence is MTSLSKPASALASTRPALSRRFSVAPMMDWTDRHCRFFLRQLSRHALLYTEMVTTGALLNGDHERFLRHDETEHPLALQLGGSVPAELAACGKMAQDAGYDEVNLNVGCPSDRVQNNMIGACLMGHPALVADCVKAMLDAVEIPVTVKHRIGINGRDSYEELCDFVGKVRDAGCRSFTVHARIAILEGLSPKENREIPPLRYDVAAQLKRDFPDLEIILNGGIKTLDECRGHLETFDGVMLGREAYHNPYLLAEVDAALFGAAGPQISRVEALEAMRPYIERHIQDGGVMHHITRHVLGLGQGFPGARRFRQLLSVDVHKTADPLALLDQAAGLLRGR, encoded by the coding sequence ATGACCAGCCTTTCTAAACCGGCCTCTGCGCTAGCATCCACGCGCCCTGCCCTGTCCCGCCGCTTCTCCGTTGCGCCGATGATGGACTGGACAGATAGGCACTGTCGTTTCTTCCTGCGCCAGCTCTCCCGGCATGCCCTGCTCTACACCGAGATGGTGACCACTGGCGCCCTGCTTAATGGCGACCATGAGCGCTTCCTGCGTCACGACGAAACGGAGCACCCGCTGGCGCTGCAGCTGGGTGGCAGTGTGCCAGCGGAGTTGGCTGCCTGCGGGAAGATGGCCCAGGACGCGGGCTATGACGAAGTGAACCTGAACGTCGGCTGCCCCAGCGACCGCGTGCAGAACAACATGATCGGCGCCTGCCTGATGGGCCATCCTGCCCTGGTGGCCGATTGTGTGAAGGCGATGCTGGATGCGGTGGAGATCCCGGTGACGGTAAAGCACCGGATCGGCATCAACGGCCGCGACAGCTACGAAGAGCTTTGCGACTTCGTCGGCAAGGTGCGCGACGCCGGTTGCCGTAGTTTCACCGTGCATGCCCGTATCGCCATCCTGGAAGGCCTCTCGCCCAAGGAAAACCGGGAGATTCCACCTCTGCGCTATGACGTGGCAGCACAGCTGAAACGAGATTTCCCGGATTTGGAAATCATCCTCAACGGCGGTATCAAGACGCTGGATGAGTGCCGTGGCCACCTTGAGACCTTTGATGGCGTGATGCTGGGCCGCGAGGCCTACCACAACCCCTATCTGCTGGCCGAGGTGGATGCCGCGCTGTTCGGCGCCGCAGGTCCGCAAATCAGTCGAGTCGAAGCCCTCGAGGCCATGCGTCCTTATATCGAGCGCCACATCCAGGACGGCGGCGTGATGCACCACATCACCCGCCATGTTCTCGGTCTGGGCCAGGGGTTCCCTGGAGCCCGGCGCTTCCGCCAGTTGTTGTCAGTCGACGTGCACAAGACCGCCGACCCGCTGGCACTACTGGATCAGGCCGCCGGGCTGCTGCGCGGCCGCTGA
- a CDS encoding cytochrome c biogenesis CcdA family protein, which translates to MQSIQILGAFGLPVTLMLDREVREIGRKAGKAERDSPEVIEYVRAYRPPPRASVMSLSDIGILSALAAGMISFLSPCVLPLVSDYMCFIVGRSVYKLQVLETRRERLVVIGMSLCFVLGFSTIFIALGTGTTAMSRLLIAYRQETNLIWRRHRDRFRPVHCRPDHPPRWLNRDVRFVHQLQSRGGPLAAYVLGMASAFGWTPCILVRSWAASWR; encoded by the coding sequence ATGCAATCCATTCAAATCCTCGGCGCCTTCGGTTTGCCGGTCACTCTGATGCTGGACCGCGAGGTGCGGGAAATCGGCCGCAAAGCAGGTAAGGCCGAGCGGGACAGCCCGGAGGTCATTGAGTATGTCCGGGCGTACCGGCCTCCACCCCGAGCGTCCGTGATGAGCCTTAGCGATATTGGCATTCTGAGCGCGCTTGCTGCGGGCATGATCTCGTTCCTATCGCCCTGCGTACTGCCCTTGGTATCCGATTACATGTGCTTCATTGTCGGCCGCTCGGTGTACAAACTGCAGGTCCTGGAAACCCGCCGGGAACGGTTGGTGGTGATCGGCATGAGCCTGTGCTTCGTGCTGGGCTTTTCCACCATCTTCATTGCGCTGGGCACCGGCACCACCGCCATGAGCCGGCTGCTGATCGCCTATCGACAGGAGACCAACCTGATTTGGCGGCGTCATCGTGATCGCTTTCGGCCTGTTCATTGCCGGCCTGATCACCCCCCCCGCTGGCTAAACAGAGACGTGCGCTTCGTCCATCAACTGCAGTCCCGTGGCGGTCCGCTAGCGGCCTACGTCTTGGGCATGGCGTCCGCCTTTGGCTGGACACCCTGCATTTTGGTCCGATCCTGGGCAGCATCCTGGCGCTGA
- a CDS encoding cytochrome c biogenesis protein CcdA — protein sequence MSASTDRTGTSGVELLSIYSLGLGLPFLLTAWFTNLFLAHLKRLRRWSGAIHIGAGVILILMGAP from the coding sequence CTGAGCGCCTCCACCGACCGAACCGGCACCAGTGGTGTTGAACTGCTGTCGATCTACTCGCTCGGCCTGGGACTTCCATTCCTGCTGACGGCCTGGTTCACCAATCTGTTTCTGGCCCACCTCAAACGCCTGCGGCGTTGGAGTGGGGCCATTCACATCGGCGCCGGCGTCATCCTGATCCTCATGGGGGCGCCATGA
- a CDS encoding beta-propeller fold lactonase family protein — MMNAKRFTSLALGISLVAHLGLAMANPTGSVYTANERATSISQVDLATGEVKTVALPIAPHNVQVSPDGSLLLVVGMSGHAGHSSGENAGGQLLVFSTTALDKPQFSLPAGEHPAHVVTDPTGQRAFVTDSAANQVQVFDLKQRIEQPGIPTGRYPHGLRLSPDGRTLYVANMKSDSVSLIDVATRKETAQIPVGKGPVQVGFSPDGRLAFVSLSAANQLGLIDTAGRKVIGKVDVGRTPIQMVATVDGRQIYVANQGSGQNPDDRVSIVDPQTRSSIGTVTTGKGAHGVAISTDGAYVFVSNIEAGTVSVIDTNSRKVVGTHKVGAGPNGISYKPSSAQ; from the coding sequence ATGATGAACGCTAAGCGGTTTACCTCTCTTGCGTTGGGTATATCCCTGGTTGCCCATCTGGGGCTGGCCATGGCAAACCCGACTGGCAGCGTCTACACGGCCAACGAACGGGCTACCTCCATCAGTCAGGTGGATCTTGCAACAGGCGAGGTGAAAACGGTTGCCTTGCCAATCGCACCGCACAACGTACAGGTATCGCCCGACGGCAGTTTGCTTCTCGTGGTTGGGATGTCCGGACATGCCGGGCATTCGAGTGGTGAAAACGCCGGTGGGCAATTGCTGGTATTTAGCACCACCGCACTGGATAAACCCCAGTTCAGTCTGCCGGCAGGCGAGCATCCAGCTCATGTGGTTACCGACCCAACTGGTCAGCGGGCTTTTGTGACCGATTCTGCCGCCAACCAGGTACAGGTCTTCGACCTCAAACAGCGAATCGAGCAGCCCGGCATTCCGACTGGGCGCTATCCCCATGGACTGCGTTTGAGCCCGGATGGCCGAACGCTCTACGTGGCTAACATGAAGAGCGACAGCGTATCGCTGATCGACGTGGCAACGCGCAAGGAGACTGCGCAAATTCCAGTCGGTAAAGGCCCGGTCCAGGTCGGTTTTTCCCCCGATGGCCGCCTCGCGTTCGTGTCGCTTAGTGCCGCGAACCAGCTTGGCCTAATCGATACAGCCGGACGCAAGGTGATCGGCAAGGTCGATGTAGGTCGCACGCCGATCCAGATGGTGGCCACCGTTGACGGCCGCCAGATCTATGTGGCGAATCAGGGCAGTGGTCAGAATCCGGACGATCGAGTCTCCATCGTCGATCCCCAAACGCGCAGCAGCATCGGCACCGTGACCACCGGCAAGGGCGCCCATGGTGTGGCCATCAGCACCGATGGCGCTTATGTGTTTGTCAGCAATATTGAAGCAGGCACCGTATCCGTCATCGATACGAACAGCCGCAAGGTCGTTGGCACACACAAGGTCGGCGCCGGGCCAAACGGAATCAGCTACAAGCCGTCGAGTGCCCAATAG
- a CDS encoding DUF2933 domain-containing protein: MNPHFDEHGSPPSFWRSRYAIGLVVIGGVAVYFLLTEHFAHIVGALPYLLLLACPLMHVFMHRGHRGAITRARASQPPSERPIPANREIHHEPW, encoded by the coding sequence ATGAACCCTCATTTCGATGAACACGGCTCACCACCCAGCTTCTGGCGTTCACGGTACGCAATCGGCCTGGTGGTGATCGGCGGGGTCGCCGTCTACTTCCTGCTAACCGAGCACTTTGCCCATATCGTCGGGGCCCTGCCGTATCTGTTGTTGCTCGCCTGCCCGCTGATGCATGTCTTCATGCATCGAGGGCACCGGGGGGCCATCACCAGGGCCAGGGCAAGCCAGCCCCCTTCAGAAAGACCGATACCCGCAAACCGGGAGATCCATCATGAACCATGGTGA
- a CDS encoding isoprenylcysteine carboxylmethyltransferase family protein, with the protein MNHGETAYGLWSLVFINSAIFIMFAFSFFKPATARDWRSFGAFSAFIVALFVEMYGFPLTIYLLSGWLQSRFPNLDLLSHDAGHLWSTLLGGQGNPHFSALHIASYLFLGFGFYLLSAAWNVLYHAQRRHSLATAGPYAWIRHPQYVAFVLILLGFLLQWPTLLTLAMFPVLLVMYGRLAVSEERDMRKEFGAAYDAYSLTTPRFIPRLRERFGAGQRG; encoded by the coding sequence ATGAACCATGGTGAAACCGCGTATGGCCTCTGGTCGCTGGTTTTTATCAACTCAGCGATCTTCATCATGTTTGCATTCAGTTTCTTCAAACCAGCGACCGCCAGAGACTGGAGGAGCTTCGGCGCATTCTCAGCGTTCATCGTTGCCTTGTTTGTGGAAATGTATGGCTTCCCACTGACGATCTATCTGCTGTCAGGCTGGTTGCAATCCAGATTCCCCAACCTCGATCTGCTTTCCCACGACGCGGGTCATCTGTGGTCGACGTTGCTCGGTGGCCAGGGCAACCCACATTTCAGTGCATTGCACATTGCCAGTTACCTGTTCCTGGGCTTTGGCTTCTATCTGCTTTCAGCCGCGTGGAACGTGTTGTATCACGCGCAACGCCGGCATTCTCTGGCAACGGCAGGGCCCTATGCCTGGATCAGGCATCCGCAGTACGTGGCCTTTGTGCTGATTCTCCTGGGCTTTCTGCTTCAGTGGCCGACACTCCTGACGCTGGCGATGTTCCCAGTGTTGCTGGTGATGTACGGGCGCTTGGCGGTTTCCGAAGAGCGGGACATGCGCAAGGAGTTCGGCGCGGCTTATGACGCCTATTCCCTTACTACGCCCAGGTTCATTCCGCGCCTGCGCGAAAGGTTCGGTGCGGGTCAGAGAGGCTGA
- a CDS encoding DUF411 domain-containing protein has product MKAKSHRALRLVALASLFLVSAAQAAEALTVDVHRSASCGCCKKWVEHLEANGFKVIDHVEADMTSVKQRLGVAPRLASCHTAVIDGKFIEGHVPAAQIVELSKRSDLRGIAVPGMPAGSPGMEVGGKQDAYQVIGLTQAGTDQVIAEYPGN; this is encoded by the coding sequence ATGAAAGCTAAGTCTCATCGAGCATTGCGACTTGTCGCGCTCGCCTCGCTGTTCCTGGTTTCCGCTGCCCAGGCAGCAGAAGCGCTGACGGTTGATGTCCACCGCAGCGCTAGTTGCGGTTGCTGCAAGAAATGGGTCGAGCATTTGGAAGCCAATGGCTTCAAGGTCATAGACCATGTAGAGGCGGATATGACCTCGGTCAAGCAGCGCCTGGGTGTCGCCCCTCGCTTGGCGTCCTGCCATACCGCTGTGATTGACGGCAAATTCATCGAAGGTCATGTCCCGGCCGCTCAAATAGTTGAACTCAGCAAGCGCTCCGATCTGCGGGGGATTGCTGTGCCCGGTATGCCGGCCGGTTCGCCCGGAATGGAGGTAGGTGGGAAACAAGATGCCTATCAGGTCATAGGCCTGACTCAAGCCGGTACCGACCAAGTCATTGCCGAATATCCCGGTAACTGA
- a CDS encoding cytochrome c encodes MKRTIKTLAIASTVAAAGIMGVAYVGVVNVGADDPHWAPVHAFLTMVRERSIAVRARDLEVPNLKDEALIRAGAGNYNSMCIGCHLAPGVAQTELSQSLYPAPPNLTKVGVDGNPANAFWIIKHGIKATGMPAWGKSMGDQYIWGMVAFLQQLPSLDAEQYRALVASSGGHQHGGGESKMHNHEGQHGDNVSSGSHHDSTGEDHHAGQAGDDHHGVGQGGEDHHAGEEGKASHHEAEQAQDDTAPAPKKHIHADGKEHVHES; translated from the coding sequence ATGAAAAGAACAATTAAAACTTTAGCCATTGCGAGCACCGTTGCTGCAGCCGGGATCATGGGAGTTGCTTATGTGGGCGTCGTTAACGTAGGCGCTGACGACCCGCACTGGGCACCGGTTCACGCATTTCTGACGATGGTACGGGAACGGTCGATTGCTGTGCGTGCGCGGGATCTCGAAGTGCCGAACCTGAAGGATGAAGCGCTGATTCGCGCCGGTGCCGGCAACTACAACTCCATGTGCATCGGCTGTCACCTCGCTCCCGGCGTGGCTCAGACCGAGCTAAGCCAGAGTCTCTATCCAGCGCCACCGAATCTGACCAAGGTTGGTGTGGATGGCAATCCGGCCAACGCCTTCTGGATCATCAAGCACGGTATCAAGGCCACCGGCATGCCGGCCTGGGGCAAGAGCATGGGTGACCAGTACATCTGGGGCATGGTTGCCTTCCTGCAGCAGCTGCCATCGCTGGACGCTGAGCAGTATCGAGCTCTGGTCGCCAGCAGCGGTGGCCACCAACACGGTGGCGGCGAATCCAAGATGCATAACCACGAAGGCCAGCACGGTGACAATGTTTCCAGTGGCAGCCATCACGACAGCACGGGTGAAGATCACCATGCTGGCCAGGCAGGCGATGATCACCATGGCGTCGGACAGGGCGGTGAAGATCACCATGCCGGCGAGGAAGGCAAGGCCTCCCATCACGAGGCCGAGCAAGCTCAGGATGACACCGCACCGGCTCCGAAAAAACACATTCACGCCGATGGCAAAGAGCATGTGCATGAAAGCTAA
- a CDS encoding copper resistance protein B, which produces MTSSLKRPALIALAVALAAAGNAKAAETMDHGAMDHSQMDRGSMDQRQMNHGQMDHGSMDHSQMNHGQMDHGSMDHSQMNHGQMGQSGKNQAQPSGYGSRTPIPVPTEADRAAAFPQLPPHHMHTGSINSLFLMDKLEYQDADDASVLSWDASGWIGRDINRFWFRSEGERANGKTEEAEIQALYGRAVSPWWELVAGVRQDFKPGSPQTWAAFGVQGMPLYGLETEATAFLGENGQSALRLEGDYDILLTNRLILQPTAEVNFYGRNDHERGIGSGLGNTEVGLRLRYEIVREIAPYIGVTWNRNYGNTADFAREEGEDNDEARFVAGIRMWF; this is translated from the coding sequence ATGACCAGTAGCCTCAAACGCCCTGCCTTGATCGCCCTGGCCGTGGCCCTTGCCGCAGCCGGTAACGCAAAGGCTGCGGAAACCATGGATCATGGCGCCATGGACCATAGCCAGATGGACCGCGGTTCCATGGATCAACGCCAGATGAACCATGGCCAGATGGACCACGGCTCCATGGACCACAGTCAGATGAACCATGGCCAGATGGACCACGGTTCCATGGATCACAGCCAGATGAACCATGGCCAGATGGGGCAAAGCGGAAAAAACCAGGCCCAGCCGTCCGGCTACGGCAGCCGCACGCCCATCCCGGTGCCGACCGAGGCCGATCGCGCCGCCGCCTTCCCGCAGCTGCCGCCCCACCACATGCACACTGGCAGCATCAACAGCCTATTCCTGATGGATAAGCTGGAGTACCAGGACGCCGACGACGCCAGCGTGCTGAGTTGGGATGCCTCGGGCTGGATAGGCCGCGACATCAACCGTTTCTGGTTCCGCTCGGAAGGCGAACGCGCCAACGGCAAGACCGAGGAAGCCGAAATCCAGGCGCTCTACGGTCGAGCTGTCAGCCCCTGGTGGGAGCTGGTGGCCGGTGTGCGCCAGGACTTCAAGCCGGGCTCGCCGCAGACCTGGGCGGCCTTCGGCGTGCAGGGCATGCCCTTGTACGGCCTGGAGACCGAGGCCACGGCCTTCCTCGGCGAGAACGGCCAGAGCGCCCTGAGGCTGGAAGGCGACTACGACATCCTGCTGACCAACCGGCTGATCCTGCAGCCCACGGCGGAAGTCAACTTCTACGGCCGCAACGACCACGAGCGCGGCATCGGATCGGGGTTGGGCAACACCGAGGTGGGCCTGCGCCTACGCTACGAGATCGTCCGCGAGATCGCGCCCTACATAGGCGTGACATGGAACCGCAACTACGGCAACACCGCCGACTTCGCCCGCGAGGAAGGTGAGGACAACGACGAGGCACGCTTTGTTGCCGGTATCCGGATGTGGTTTTGA
- a CDS encoding copper resistance system multicopper oxidase has product MHCKTSRRTFVKGLAAGGILGGLGLWRTPVWAVTSPGQPTALSGTEFDLFIGETPVNITGSARKAMAINGTIPGPILRWREGDTVTLRVRNRLAEDTSIHWHGMILPANMDGVPGFSFAGIAPDGMYEYRFQVKQHGTYWYHSHSGLQEQVGVYGPIVIEPKEPEPFEYQRDYVVMLSDWTDEDPARVMAKLKKQSDYYNQHKRTVGDFINDVGEQGWSAAMADRKMWAEMKMSPTDLADVSGATYTYLLNGQAPDGNWTGLFQPGEKIRLRFINGSAMTYFDVRIPGLKLTVIAADGQPVEPVSVDEFRIAVAETYDVLVEPAGDEAYTIFAQSMDRSGYARGTLALREGLSAPVPEPDPRPLISMADMGMDHGSMGHGDMAGMDHSQMAGMDHSKMAGLDHSQVAGMDHSKMTGMDHSQMAGMDHSKMAGMDHSQVAGMDHSKMAGMDHSQMAGMDHSKMAGMDHSQMAGMDHSKMAGMGGQMQTHPASETDNPLVDMQTMTPAPKLADPGIGLRDNGRRVLTYADLRSTFPDPDGREPSRTIELHLTGHMERFSWSFDGIPFADAEPLLLKYGERLRITLVNDTMMTHPIHLHGMWSDLEDEAGNFMVRKHTIDMPPGTCRSYRVTADALGRWAYHCHLLFHMDMGMFREVRVTE; this is encoded by the coding sequence ATGCATTGCAAAACCTCAAGGCGAACCTTCGTCAAGGGCCTGGCCGCTGGCGGCATCCTGGGCGGACTGGGCCTTTGGCGCACCCCTGTTTGGGCGGTGACCAGTCCAGGTCAGCCCACCGCGCTGAGCGGTACCGAATTCGACCTGTTCATTGGGGAAACCCCGGTGAACATTACAGGTTCCGCGCGGAAGGCCATGGCGATCAATGGCACCATTCCGGGGCCAATTCTACGTTGGCGTGAAGGCGACACCGTGACCCTGCGGGTGCGCAATCGCCTGGCCGAAGATACCTCCATCCACTGGCACGGCATGATCCTGCCCGCCAACATGGACGGCGTGCCGGGCTTCAGCTTTGCCGGCATTGCGCCGGACGGCATGTACGAATACCGCTTCCAGGTGAAGCAGCACGGCACTTACTGGTACCACAGCCACTCCGGCCTCCAGGAGCAGGTGGGCGTGTACGGCCCCATCGTGATCGAACCGAAGGAACCGGAGCCTTTCGAGTACCAGCGCGACTACGTGGTGATGCTGAGCGACTGGACCGACGAGGACCCGGCCCGCGTGATGGCCAAGCTGAAGAAGCAGTCGGACTACTACAACCAGCACAAGCGCACCGTCGGGGACTTCATCAACGACGTCGGCGAGCAGGGCTGGTCCGCCGCCATGGCCGACCGGAAGATGTGGGCGGAAATGAAGATGAGCCCCACCGACCTCGCAGACGTCAGCGGCGCCACCTACACCTACCTGCTCAACGGCCAGGCGCCGGACGGCAACTGGACCGGGCTGTTCCAGCCGGGCGAGAAGATCCGCCTGCGCTTCATCAACGGCTCGGCGATGACCTACTTCGACGTACGCATTCCCGGCCTGAAACTGACCGTTATCGCGGCCGACGGCCAGCCGGTCGAACCGGTGAGCGTGGATGAATTCCGCATCGCCGTCGCCGAAACCTACGACGTGCTGGTGGAGCCCGCGGGCGACGAGGCCTACACGATTTTTGCCCAGTCCATGGACCGCTCCGGTTACGCCCGCGGCACCCTAGCCCTGCGCGAAGGCCTGAGCGCGCCGGTCCCTGAGCCTGACCCGCGCCCACTGATCAGCATGGCCGACATGGGCATGGATCACGGCTCCATGGGGCATGGCGACATGGCCGGCATGGACCACTCGCAGATGGCGGGTATGGACCATTCCAAGATGGCCGGCTTGGACCACTCGCAGGTGGCGGGCATGGACCATTCCAAGATGACCGGCATGGACCACTCGCAGATGGCGGGCATGGACCATTCCAAGATGGCCGGCATGGACCACTCGCAGGTGGCGGGCATGGACCATTCCAAGATGGCCGGCATGGACCACTCGCAGATGGCGGGCATGGACCATTCCAAGATGGCCGGCATGGACCACTCGCAGATGGCGGGTATGGACCACTCCAAGATGGCCGGCATGGGCGGCCAGATGCAGACCCACCCGGCATCGGAAACCGACAACCCTCTGGTGGACATGCAGACCATGACCCCGGCGCCCAAGCTGGCGGACCCCGGCATCGGCCTGCGTGACAACGGCCGCCGGGTACTGACCTACGCCGACCTGCGCAGCACCTTCCCCGACCCGGACGGCCGCGAGCCGAGCCGCACCATCGAACTGCACCTCACGGGACACATGGAGCGCTTCTCTTGGTCCTTCGACGGTATCCCCTTCGCCGATGCCGAGCCGCTGCTGCTCAAGTACGGCGAGCGCCTGCGCATCACCCTGGTCAACGACACCATGATGACCCACCCCATCCATCTCCACGGCATGTGGAGCGACCTGGAGGACGAAGCCGGCAACTTCATGGTGCGCAAGCACACCATCGACATGCCACCCGGCACCTGCCGCAGCTACCGCGTCACGGCTGACGCCCTGGGCCGCTGGGCCTATCACTGCCACCTGCTCTTCCACATGGACATGGGCATGTTCCGTGAAGTCCGTGTCACCGAATAA
- a CDS encoding co-regulatory protein PtrA N-terminal domain-containing protein — protein MKSMKALIVVAALTASSFAMAAGGGDRTMARADKLAQASMDAYRQEQQKAEPSVAEKEKSAEHANC, from the coding sequence ATGAAATCGATGAAAGCCCTGATCGTTGTTGCCGCTCTGACTGCCTCGTCCTTCGCCATGGCCGCCGGCGGTGGCGATCGGACCATGGCCCGTGCCGACAAACTCGCCCAGGCGTCGATGGATGCCTACCGCCAGGAGCAGCAGAAGGCCGAGCCCTCGGTCGCTGAAAAGGAAAAATCCGCCGAACATGCCAACTGCTGA
- a CDS encoding DUF2282 domain-containing protein: protein MSTKTTAATGAALALAAASLFAALPAQAAQDAKTADVKCFGVNACKGQNDCMTAKNSCQGQGACKGQGFKLMPKAKCDEAGGRTSE, encoded by the coding sequence ATGTCGACCAAAACCACTGCCGCTACTGGCGCTGCACTGGCCCTTGCTGCGGCCAGCCTGTTCGCGGCCCTGCCTGCTCAAGCCGCTCAAGATGCCAAAACCGCTGACGTGAAGTGTTTTGGCGTCAACGCCTGCAAAGGCCAGAACGATTGCATGACCGCCAAGAACTCCTGCCAGGGGCAAGGCGCCTGCAAAGGCCAGGGCTTCAAGTTGATGCCCAAGGCTAAATGCGATGAGGCTGGTGGCCGGACCAGCGAGTGA